A portion of the Acidobacteriota bacterium genome contains these proteins:
- a CDS encoding efflux transporter outer membrane subunit, whose translation MSSPAQHLPLAPGRALGPLAAALLVAALASGCVTVGPDYAPPETPQAPRWSVPADGPLAAGPVADGVLVTWWQALDDPVLSDLIERALADSPDLAAARARLDRVRALLRSTETDRLPTVDASGSVISAESSAQTSAPGQAGTGNRVEIYRAALDASWELDLFGRVRRSVEAAVADLEGAAADLGAVRVSLVAEVATTYVDLRTFEARLALAEDNLAAQQGTFDLASERFDAGLAGRLDVEQARSNLATTRSQIPPLRTGLAGAKNRLAVLTGAVPGSFEAAAAEERAGAIPLPPAEIAIGIPAEALRRRPDVLAAERRVAAETARIGVATAELYPRFALSGSIGVEALDLDGLFDSGSPFSTFGPSFSWRLFDRRAVRAGIAAQTATQEEALSLYRSTVLLALEESENALVSFAQERLRLESLRAAVAATEKTTALAEELYRSGLRDFQQVLDAQRSLLALEDQRAESEGRVTQNLVALYKSLGGGWTPLPRSSNPEALPDATSDEGNR comes from the coding sequence ATGTCGTCACCTGCCCAGCACCTACCGCTCGCGCCCGGCCGCGCCCTTGGACCTCTTGCCGCCGCTCTGCTCGTGGCGGCGCTCGCCAGCGGTTGTGTCACCGTCGGCCCGGACTATGCTCCACCGGAGACGCCGCAAGCGCCGCGCTGGAGCGTTCCCGCGGACGGGCCGCTGGCCGCCGGGCCGGTGGCCGATGGGGTGCTGGTGACCTGGTGGCAGGCCCTCGACGACCCGGTGCTCAGCGACCTGATCGAACGCGCCCTCGCCGACAGTCCCGACCTGGCCGCCGCCCGCGCCCGTCTCGACCGCGTCCGGGCGCTGTTGCGGAGCACCGAGACGGATCGCCTGCCGACGGTCGACGCCAGCGGCAGCGTGATCTCCGCCGAGTCGAGCGCTCAGACCTCCGCTCCCGGCCAGGCCGGCACCGGCAACCGGGTAGAGATCTACCGCGCCGCCCTCGACGCGAGCTGGGAACTCGATCTGTTCGGCCGCGTGCGCCGGTCCGTCGAGGCCGCCGTCGCCGATCTCGAAGGCGCCGCCGCGGATCTGGGAGCGGTGCGCGTATCGCTGGTGGCAGAGGTCGCCACCACCTATGTCGATCTACGCACCTTCGAGGCCAGGCTGGCCTTGGCGGAAGACAACCTCGCCGCCCAGCAAGGGACCTTCGATCTCGCCTCGGAGCGCTTCGACGCCGGCCTGGCCGGTCGTCTCGACGTCGAGCAAGCGCGCTCGAACCTCGCCACCACCCGCTCTCAGATTCCGCCGCTGCGCACCGGCCTGGCGGGCGCGAAGAACCGTCTAGCGGTGCTCACCGGAGCGGTTCCCGGGAGCTTCGAAGCGGCGGCGGCCGAAGAGCGCGCCGGAGCCATCCCGCTGCCGCCGGCGGAGATCGCCATCGGTATTCCGGCGGAGGCGCTGCGGCGGCGGCCGGACGTGCTGGCGGCGGAGCGCCGGGTGGCCGCCGAGACGGCGCGCATCGGGGTGGCCACGGCGGAACTCTACCCGCGCTTCGCCCTCTCCGGTTCGATCGGCGTCGAGGCGCTCGACCTCGACGGCCTGTTCGACAGCGGCAGCCCGTTCAGCACCTTCGGGCCGTCGTTCTCTTGGCGGCTCTTTGACCGCCGTGCCGTCCGCGCCGGCATCGCCGCCCAAACGGCCACCCAGGAAGAGGCCCTGAGCCTGTACCGGTCAACGGTACTGCTCGCCCTGGAAGAGAGCGAAAACGCCCTGGTGTCCTTCGCCCAGGAGCGCCTGCGGCTCGAGTCCCTGCGCGCCGCCGTGGCGGCCACCGAGAAAACGACGGCGCTGGCCGAAGAGCTGTACCGTTCCGGCCTGCGCGACTTCCAACAGGTGCTCGACGCCCAACGCTCGCTCCTGGCCCTCGAAGACCAGCGCGCCGAATCAGAAGGCCGCGTCACCCAGAACCTCGTCGCCCTCTACAAGTCCTTGGGAGGCGGCTGGACGCCCTTGCCGCGTTCCTCCAACCCGGAGGCCCTGCCGGACGCTACCTCGGACGAAGGAAACCGCTGA
- a CDS encoding efflux RND transporter periplasmic adaptor subunit, which translates to MNPTIPRSRLEPFAALLLLAWAAAGLAACGGGSADGGGPPGVAPPPPLVLVTPVREGAIQEVEEVVGRTAAVEQVEIEARVEGALERRSFVEGDTVRRGELLFTIERAPYAAAVSRAQAAVADAEAALANAQQYRERLDTVSEDAVAGAERDQAKADELAAEATLASARADLETAGIDLGYTRITAPISGTIGRALVTEGNVVGPDSGPLATIVQLDPIHVLFAVTEREVLSLRQEALAAGTGDPIYVPRLKLANGTVFEQPGAIDFVDNQVNPATGTLIVRAVFPNPSGLLVPGQFVTVIAERQDSRPALFIPQTAVQQAQDGPSLLVVEDDSTVAARPVTLGDRVGDEWELLSGAAAGERVIVQGAQKVQPGMPVTAQPYSAPAGGGSPGPAEAAGDVAPADDSTPESTESE; encoded by the coding sequence ATGAATCCGACGATTCCAAGATCCCGACTCGAACCCTTCGCCGCCCTGCTGCTCCTCGCCTGGGCGGCGGCCGGCCTCGCCGCCTGTGGCGGCGGATCGGCTGACGGCGGAGGCCCGCCGGGTGTTGCACCACCGCCACCGTTGGTGCTGGTGACGCCGGTGCGCGAGGGCGCCATCCAGGAGGTCGAGGAAGTGGTCGGCCGCACCGCCGCCGTCGAGCAGGTGGAGATCGAAGCGCGGGTGGAGGGCGCCCTCGAGCGGCGCTCCTTCGTCGAGGGCGACACCGTGCGGCGCGGCGAGCTGCTGTTCACCATCGAACGCGCTCCCTACGCCGCCGCCGTTTCCCGAGCGCAGGCGGCGGTGGCCGACGCGGAGGCCGCTCTCGCCAACGCGCAGCAATACCGAGAGCGCCTGGACACCGTCTCCGAGGACGCCGTGGCCGGTGCCGAGCGCGATCAGGCGAAGGCCGACGAGCTGGCCGCCGAAGCCACCCTCGCCTCGGCCCGGGCGGACCTCGAAACGGCCGGCATCGACCTTGGCTACACCCGCATCACCGCCCCGATTTCCGGCACCATCGGCCGCGCCCTGGTCACCGAAGGCAACGTGGTGGGGCCAGACTCCGGTCCACTGGCGACCATCGTTCAGCTCGATCCCATCCACGTGCTGTTCGCGGTCACCGAGCGCGAGGTACTGTCGCTGCGCCAGGAGGCCTTGGCCGCCGGTACCGGTGACCCGATCTACGTGCCGCGCCTGAAGCTGGCCAACGGCACGGTGTTCGAACAGCCGGGCGCTATCGACTTCGTCGACAACCAGGTGAACCCCGCCACCGGCACCCTCATCGTGCGGGCGGTGTTTCCGAATCCCAGCGGCCTGCTGGTGCCGGGGCAGTTCGTGACGGTGATCGCCGAACGGCAGGATTCCCGGCCGGCCCTGTTCATTCCCCAAACCGCCGTGCAGCAGGCGCAGGACGGCCCTTCGCTGCTGGTGGTCGAGGACGACAGCACCGTCGCCGCCCGGCCGGTGACCCTGGGCGACCGGGTGGGTGATGAGTGGGAGCTACTCTCGGGTGCCGCGGCCGGTGAACGGGTGATCGTGCAGGGAGCGCAGAAGGTTCAGCCGGGGATGCCCGTCACCGCCCAGCCGTACTCGGCCCCGGCCGGCGGAGGCAGCCCCGGACCGGCGGAGGCAGCTGGCGATGTTGCCCCGGCGGACGATTCCACCCCCGAGAGCACCGAGAGCGAGTAG
- a CDS encoding M3 family metallopeptidase: protein MEDGVDGNANETVAAKNPLLQEWSGPYGGVPAFDRVEIADFEPAIEVAMAENLAEIDAIASSPEPPTFENTIVALEQTGDSLGRVGTYFGVWRSNLSSPEFRQVASRLAPKFSEHRTKIIQNEALFQRVEAVYEGEAMAELRPDQQRVVELTYNRFARNGATLEGAAKERFAEIQLELSKLHTAFADHVLGDEEKYVLYLDESQLGGLSESFVAAAAAAARERGEEGRYAILNTRSSMDPFLTYSTERDLREKVWRTYYSRGDNGDENDNNRLIADILRLRDERVELLGYDNYAQWRLEDRMAKTPERAMELLEAVWPAALARVEEEVAAMQQIADREGAGITIEPWDYRFYAEKVRQERYDLDSDEVKQYLQLDKLRDAMFFVAGELFGFDFTPVPENAGPEGQVPVFHPDVKVWVVSDRDSGELIGLWYLDPFARQGKRSGAWASSYRGHETFNGEKTVLSSNNSNFIQGAPGEPVLLSWSDAETYFHEFGHALHSLSSTVAYPTLNSGVRDYTEFQSQLLERWLLTDPVIENYLVHYQTGEPIPDQLVAKVKKAATFNQGFQTTEYLASALVDLAYHTTDPAGIDADAFERATLERLNMPAEIVMRHRSPHFGHIFSGEGYSAGYYGYMWADVLTSDAAEAFKEAPGGFYDAGVAEKLVEYLFAVRNAIDPADAYRQFRGRDARIEALMRDRGFPVR from the coding sequence ATGGAGGACGGTGTGGACGGAAATGCGAACGAGACGGTGGCGGCGAAGAATCCGCTGCTCCAGGAGTGGAGCGGACCCTACGGCGGCGTGCCGGCCTTCGATCGGGTGGAGATCGCGGACTTCGAGCCGGCCATCGAGGTGGCGATGGCCGAAAACCTGGCGGAGATCGACGCCATTGCGTCGAGTCCTGAGCCTCCGACCTTCGAGAACACCATCGTCGCCCTCGAACAAACCGGCGACAGCCTCGGTCGGGTGGGCACCTACTTCGGAGTCTGGCGTTCGAACCTGTCGTCGCCGGAGTTCCGCCAGGTCGCTAGCCGGCTGGCGCCGAAGTTCTCCGAGCACCGCACCAAGATCATCCAAAACGAAGCCCTCTTCCAGCGCGTCGAGGCGGTGTACGAGGGCGAGGCGATGGCCGAACTGCGGCCGGATCAGCAGCGCGTGGTGGAGTTGACCTACAACCGCTTCGCGCGCAACGGCGCGACCCTCGAAGGTGCCGCCAAGGAGCGCTTCGCGGAAATCCAACTGGAGCTGTCGAAACTGCACACGGCCTTCGCCGACCACGTCCTGGGAGATGAAGAGAAATACGTCCTCTACCTCGATGAAAGCCAGCTTGGCGGATTGTCAGAGTCCTTCGTAGCGGCGGCCGCGGCGGCGGCGAGGGAGCGCGGCGAGGAAGGGCGCTACGCCATTCTGAACACTCGTTCGTCGATGGATCCGTTCCTCACCTATTCCACCGAGAGGGATCTGCGGGAGAAGGTCTGGCGCACCTACTACAGCCGCGGCGACAACGGTGACGAGAACGACAACAACCGGCTGATCGCCGACATCCTGCGCCTGCGGGACGAGCGGGTGGAACTCCTGGGCTACGACAACTACGCCCAGTGGCGCCTCGAAGACCGCATGGCGAAAACGCCGGAGCGGGCGATGGAGCTTCTTGAAGCGGTGTGGCCGGCGGCCTTGGCGCGGGTCGAAGAAGAGGTCGCCGCGATGCAGCAGATCGCCGACCGCGAGGGCGCCGGCATCACCATCGAGCCGTGGGACTACCGCTTCTACGCCGAAAAGGTGCGCCAGGAGCGCTACGACCTGGATTCCGACGAGGTCAAGCAGTACTTGCAGCTCGACAAGCTGCGCGACGCCATGTTCTTCGTCGCCGGTGAACTCTTCGGCTTCGACTTTACGCCCGTACCGGAGAACGCTGGCCCCGAAGGGCAAGTGCCGGTGTTCCATCCGGACGTCAAGGTGTGGGTGGTCAGCGACCGCGATTCCGGCGAACTGATCGGCCTCTGGTACCTCGATCCCTTTGCCCGCCAGGGCAAGCGCTCCGGCGCCTGGGCCTCGAGCTACCGCGGCCACGAGACCTTCAACGGCGAGAAGACGGTGCTCTCCTCCAACAACTCGAACTTCATCCAGGGCGCTCCGGGGGAGCCGGTGCTGCTGTCCTGGTCCGACGCCGAGACCTACTTCCACGAGTTCGGACACGCTCTCCACTCATTGTCCTCGACGGTGGCCTATCCCACCTTGAACAGCGGCGTGCGGGACTACACGGAATTCCAGTCCCAGCTCTTGGAACGCTGGCTGTTGACGGACCCGGTGATCGAGAACTACCTGGTCCACTACCAGACCGGAGAGCCGATCCCCGACCAGTTGGTGGCCAAGGTCAAGAAGGCGGCGACCTTCAACCAGGGCTTCCAGACCACCGAGTACCTGGCCTCGGCGCTGGTCGATTTGGCGTACCACACGACGGATCCCGCGGGGATCGACGCGGACGCCTTCGAGCGCGCCACCCTGGAGCGCTTGAACATGCCGGCGGAGATCGTCATGCGGCACCGCTCGCCGCACTTCGGGCACATCTTCTCCGGCGAGGGCTACTCCGCCGGCTACTACGGCTACATGTGGGCTGACGTCCTCACCTCCGACGCGGCGGAGGCCTTCAAGGAGGCGCCCGGCGGCTTCTACGATGCCGGAGTGGCGGAGAAGCTCGTCGAATACCTGTTCGCCGTCCGCAATGCCATCGATCCGGCGGACGCCTACCGCCAATTCCGCGGCCGGGATGCCCGCATCGAGGCGCTGATGCGCGATCGGGGTTTTCCGGTGCGTTAG
- the pheT gene encoding phenylalanine--tRNA ligase subunit beta, whose translation MKLSLDWLSEFVDLADLEPSTVAEELSLRTAEVEGVEAVERAVAGVVAAEVLTCEAVVGEPHLARVKVNLGEREAETVCGAPNVRPGLRVAFAGPGCRLADGSEVAPSTLHGIASEGVLCSAGELGLGTAHEKLLELSAEVAVGEGLEAHCPARDLLVEIDNKSLTHRPDLWGHYGFARELSAIFERPLQTYPVADLADYADLPAVPVEVEDHAECAVYTAFAFDVASNPPSPLKVQRRLSALGTASKNLLVDLSNYIQFELGQPTHAFDAAHVAAGIRVARSAKVYPFRTLDGKDWPLAPEDLLIWSGDRPVAIAGIMGGAGSEIQDDTSRVLLESANFDATRVRRTASRLGLRTDASLRFEKKLPPLTARIAAERFFRLAQEGGAEPVAKSRHVIAGDLRDQPRPLSIAGGYLTRRAGTEITDRRAAAILQGIGFGCEIRPEGGLDIEIPAFRGETDIALPEDISEEVMRLYGYDHIPPQLPIAPLEPVDLNERVRGHHRQRRVLTQVHGFFECHSYAWFDDAWIERLGYRPERPLVLRNPPSEGKARMRDALLPNLFEFVSRNRRMREDFRIFELGRVFRLDEAGRSAEKNRLAGVSVVQSGAVKVDEHLRSLRAAVDDLARLAGLPAFTYRVEDQDLDSWAVAGYCLSVHLGEEEVGRLGVLAPAIRKVVLDGGHAVWFQLDPDRLAGRVFPPRSYRESPVHPGSWQDFTVIWPRRRGYGALAAELDRFAHPLIEGRDFRGVYEPPGGDTANYTFRYSLRAEDRTLTAEDLADFREAIVPFLESIGGLVQ comes from the coding sequence TTGAAACTCTCATTGGATTGGTTGTCGGAATTCGTCGATCTCGCGGACCTGGAGCCGTCCACCGTCGCCGAGGAGCTCAGTCTGCGCACCGCCGAGGTGGAGGGCGTGGAAGCGGTGGAACGTGCCGTCGCGGGAGTGGTGGCGGCGGAGGTGTTGACCTGTGAGGCGGTGGTCGGGGAGCCGCATCTCGCGCGGGTGAAGGTGAACTTGGGTGAGCGTGAAGCGGAGACCGTGTGCGGCGCGCCGAACGTGCGGCCGGGGCTGCGGGTGGCCTTCGCCGGCCCGGGCTGCAGGTTGGCGGACGGCAGCGAGGTGGCGCCATCGACCCTGCACGGCATCGCCAGCGAGGGCGTGCTCTGCTCGGCCGGTGAGCTGGGCCTCGGCACCGCCCACGAAAAGCTCCTCGAGCTGTCCGCCGAGGTAGCCGTGGGGGAAGGTCTCGAAGCCCATTGCCCGGCGCGCGATCTGTTGGTCGAGATCGACAACAAAAGCCTCACCCATCGGCCGGACCTATGGGGTCACTACGGTTTCGCGCGCGAGCTCAGCGCCATCTTCGAGCGTCCGCTGCAGACCTACCCGGTGGCGGATCTTGCCGACTATGCGGACCTGCCGGCGGTGCCCGTCGAAGTGGAGGATCACGCCGAGTGCGCGGTGTACACCGCCTTTGCCTTCGATGTGGCCTCCAATCCGCCGTCACCGCTCAAGGTGCAGCGCCGGCTGTCGGCCCTCGGCACGGCGAGCAAGAACCTGCTGGTCGACCTGTCGAACTACATCCAGTTCGAGCTCGGCCAGCCGACCCACGCCTTCGACGCCGCCCACGTCGCGGCGGGAATTCGGGTGGCGCGCTCCGCAAAGGTCTATCCCTTCCGCACTCTCGACGGCAAGGACTGGCCCCTCGCGCCGGAAGACCTGTTGATCTGGAGCGGCGACCGGCCGGTGGCGATCGCCGGCATCATGGGCGGTGCCGGCAGCGAGATCCAGGACGACACCTCGCGGGTGCTCCTGGAGAGTGCCAACTTCGACGCCACCCGGGTACGGCGCACCGCCTCCCGGCTAGGCCTCAGGACCGACGCTAGCCTGCGCTTCGAGAAGAAACTGCCGCCGTTGACTGCCCGCATCGCTGCCGAGCGCTTCTTCCGGCTGGCCCAGGAAGGCGGCGCGGAGCCGGTGGCGAAGTCCCGCCACGTCATCGCCGGGGATTTGCGGGATCAGCCGCGGCCGCTGTCCATTGCCGGCGGCTACCTCACCCGCCGCGCCGGCACCGAGATCACCGACCGGCGCGCCGCGGCGATTCTCCAGGGCATCGGCTTCGGCTGTGAGATCCGGCCCGAAGGCGGCCTCGACATCGAGATTCCGGCCTTCCGGGGGGAGACGGACATCGCCCTTCCCGAAGACATCTCCGAGGAAGTGATGCGCCTCTACGGCTACGACCACATTCCACCGCAGCTCCCCATCGCGCCCCTCGAGCCGGTGGACTTGAACGAGAGGGTGCGCGGGCACCACCGCCAGCGGCGGGTGCTGACCCAGGTGCACGGATTCTTCGAGTGCCACAGCTACGCCTGGTTCGATGACGCCTGGATCGAGCGCCTCGGCTATCGGCCGGAGCGCCCGCTGGTGCTGCGCAACCCACCGAGCGAGGGCAAGGCGCGGATGCGCGATGCCCTGCTCCCCAACCTGTTCGAGTTCGTCTCCAGGAATCGCCGTATGCGCGAGGACTTCCGGATCTTTGAGCTGGGCAGGGTGTTCCGTCTCGACGAAGCGGGCCGAAGCGCCGAGAAGAACCGCCTCGCCGGGGTGAGCGTGGTGCAAAGCGGTGCGGTGAAGGTCGACGAACACCTGCGCTCGCTGCGCGCGGCGGTGGACGATCTCGCTCGGTTGGCCGGGTTGCCGGCGTTCACCTACCGGGTAGAAGACCAAGACCTCGATTCCTGGGCCGTCGCCGGCTACTGCCTGAGCGTCCATCTGGGAGAAGAGGAAGTCGGCCGCCTCGGGGTCCTCGCACCGGCGATCCGCAAGGTGGTCCTCGACGGTGGCCACGCAGTCTGGTTCCAGCTCGATCCGGACCGCCTGGCCGGGCGAGTGTTCCCGCCACGCAGCTACCGTGAGTCGCCGGTACATCCAGGCTCCTGGCAGGACTTCACGGTGATCTGGCCGCGCCGCCGGGGCTACGGCGCGCTGGCCGCCGAACTCGACCGCTTCGCGCACCCGCTGATCGAAGGCCGAGACTTCCGCGGCGTCTACGAACCGCCGGGAGGCGACACCGCCAACTACACCTTCCGCTACTCCCTGCGCGCCGAGGACCGCACCCTGACGGCCGAGGACCTGGCGGACTTTCGAGAAGCCATCGTGCCGTTCCTGGAGTCGATCGGCGGGTTGGTCCAGTAA
- the pheS gene encoding phenylalanine--tRNA ligase subunit alpha — protein MQLSEIDSHFEADLQAVDSAEALEALRIRYLGRGGALAAARDQVDFRSLAPEERKEVGQTFNRVKTRIEEAIAGLKETLGAGAATKDLPAFDVTLPPVARPPGTIHPLIATQIQVEDIFHSMGFRVFQGDEAVSEYDNFDAVNIPGDHPAREMQDTFWLENGDVLRTHTSSMQNRAMRELGVPLRAIFPGRCYRAEATDATHENTFFQLEGMYIDREVSVANLIAVMKHLLMAVFQSEIDVRLRPGYFPFVEPGFELDFRSSVVGDNLRWIELMPCGMIHPAVLREGGVDPEEYSGFAFGLGLSRLAMLKFGIPDVRLFNKGDLRFNEQFVATF, from the coding sequence ATGCAACTTTCCGAGATCGACTCGCACTTCGAAGCGGACCTTCAGGCGGTGGATTCGGCCGAAGCGCTGGAAGCTCTACGCATTCGGTATCTGGGCCGCGGCGGTGCGCTGGCGGCGGCGCGCGATCAGGTGGACTTCCGCAGCTTGGCGCCGGAGGAGCGAAAGGAGGTCGGGCAGACCTTCAACCGGGTCAAGACCCGCATCGAGGAAGCGATCGCCGGGTTGAAGGAGACCCTCGGCGCCGGCGCCGCCACGAAGGACTTGCCGGCTTTCGACGTCACCCTACCGCCGGTGGCGCGTCCGCCGGGCACCATCCATCCGCTGATCGCCACCCAGATCCAGGTGGAGGACATCTTCCACTCGATGGGCTTTCGAGTCTTCCAGGGCGACGAGGCGGTGTCCGAGTACGACAACTTCGACGCCGTCAACATCCCCGGCGACCATCCGGCGCGGGAGATGCAGGACACCTTCTGGCTCGAGAACGGCGACGTTCTGCGCACCCACACCTCGTCAATGCAGAACCGCGCCATGCGCGAGCTCGGGGTGCCCTTGAGGGCGATCTTTCCGGGCCGTTGCTACCGCGCCGAGGCAACGGACGCCACCCACGAAAACACCTTCTTCCAGCTCGAAGGCATGTACATCGATCGGGAGGTGTCCGTCGCCAACTTGATTGCGGTGATGAAACACCTGTTGATGGCGGTGTTTCAGTCGGAGATCGATGTGCGCCTGCGGCCGGGTTACTTCCCCTTTGTCGAACCGGGCTTCGAGCTGGACTTCAGGAGTTCGGTGGTGGGCGACAACCTGCGCTGGATCGAGTTGATGCCCTGCGGCATGATCCATCCGGCGGTGTTGCGCGAAGGCGGCGTGGATCCGGAGGAGTATTCCGGCTTCGCCTTTGGGTTGGGCCTTTCGCGCCTCGCCATGCTCAAGTTCGGCATTCCCGACGTCCGCCTGTTCAACAAGGGCGACCTGCGTTTCAACGAGCAGTTCGTCGCCACCTTCTGA